One Natrinema halophilum genomic window carries:
- a CDS encoding Lrp/AsnC family transcriptional regulator gives MTEYQLDDVDEQLLTLLQENARAKAIELAEEIGVSDNTIHNRMERLADAGIITGYTPIIDHEQTGLRLHFHFSCTARISDRSTVAEKALALPQVTDVTELMTGQENLHIKAVGAHDEDITHVAEQLDDLDLEINDENLIRANHSTPLDYVEVMELVEVEQ, from the coding sequence GTGACTGAGTACCAACTCGATGACGTAGACGAGCAGTTGCTTACCTTGCTTCAGGAGAATGCTCGGGCCAAGGCAATCGAGCTTGCTGAGGAAATCGGTGTTTCAGACAACACCATTCACAATCGAATGGAACGGTTAGCAGATGCCGGAATCATCACCGGATATACACCAATTATCGACCACGAGCAGACGGGTCTTCGTCTCCACTTTCATTTCAGCTGTACGGCCCGTATCAGCGACCGCTCGACCGTGGCCGAGAAGGCGTTGGCGCTTCCACAAGTCACCGACGTAACCGAACTGATGACCGGCCAGGAAAATCTCCACATCAAGGCAGTCGGCGCCCATGATGAGGATATTACCCACGTTGCCGAACAACTCGACGATCTCGACCTCGAGATAAATGACGAAAATCTCATCCGTGCTAATCATAGCACACCACTCGATTACGTTGAGGTGATGGAACTGGTAGAGGTCGAACAATAG
- a CDS encoding HalOD1 output domain-containing protein: protein MNPAQNTTSTTINRRGPDAVTEAVVNAVADIDGTSPLELRPLSTVIDPDALGKLVRNGEDVSVEFAYCGYNVCVSSIGKVTVRD, encoded by the coding sequence GTGAACCCCGCACAGAATACGACGTCGACGACGATAAATCGCCGCGGACCAGATGCAGTCACTGAAGCAGTCGTCAACGCTGTTGCTGATATAGATGGTACGTCGCCGTTGGAGTTGCGACCGTTGAGTACCGTGATCGACCCGGATGCCCTCGGAAAACTCGTTCGAAATGGTGAGGACGTCTCTGTCGAGTTCGCCTACTGCGGATACAACGTTTGCGTTTCCAGCATAGGGAAGGTCACTGTGAGGGACTAG
- a CDS encoding MFS transporter, which produces MRLQTGIQHWAPAIAVSLTTFIVVINASLMNVAIPTMVADFDTTVTVIQGAVSLYSLVIAALVLPAGTLPSRHSSRRVMAIALIVYAGGTVVAAISWNTTVLYIGWSFIEGSAAAVIFPLTYTELRVSYEGDDRAKAFGLLAGVSGVGGTLGPIIGGALTTYASWRWGFTLQLIGVVVILFFVQYMSSEPLSETRSSLDKGGTALSVVGSTSLVTGFLLSGKYGWLVERRPFVVGELQFNPFGTSPAIWFLGSGLLAFAAFVQYERRLQRTGKSPLVPLNVLTNRPFLSGVITYNIRSIISAGFFFIFPVYLQAVLGYTAFESGLALLPYSLASILLSTVTTSWRKFISPKTLIQVGIVCMGLGLVLLYEQTGPDQTISGMAIPVALVGAGVGLILAQISNMTMSAVPTADSAEASGVLNVSSSIGYSLGTAVVGSYFLGQFYGSVVDGVLRAERVTVSAAQRNDLVIALEDAAETATEASQQQFLNRLTPVQRELLEGIFEAAMFDAQRAALLLLVLIVLLLLIASSFLPRQIPGDDDRTDDPESPGGTTREASETAVED; this is translated from the coding sequence ATGCGCTTACAGACGGGAATACAACACTGGGCCCCAGCAATCGCCGTGAGTCTGACGACGTTCATCGTGGTCATCAATGCATCCCTGATGAACGTGGCGATTCCCACGATGGTAGCTGATTTTGACACCACGGTAACCGTAATTCAAGGGGCGGTTTCACTCTACTCGTTGGTGATCGCTGCGCTGGTTCTTCCAGCCGGTACGTTGCCGTCTCGGCATAGTAGTAGGCGTGTAATGGCAATCGCTCTGATCGTTTATGCCGGCGGGACGGTGGTAGCAGCGATCAGCTGGAATACTACGGTCCTCTATATCGGCTGGTCATTCATCGAGGGCTCCGCGGCCGCCGTGATATTTCCCCTGACGTACACCGAATTGAGAGTAAGTTACGAAGGCGATGACCGGGCGAAGGCGTTCGGACTGTTGGCCGGCGTAAGCGGAGTTGGCGGAACTCTCGGACCGATTATCGGTGGAGCACTAACCACGTACGCGAGTTGGCGGTGGGGGTTTACGCTCCAACTCATCGGTGTGGTCGTTATTCTCTTTTTCGTTCAGTATATGAGTTCGGAGCCGCTGTCTGAAACACGCAGTTCGCTGGACAAAGGTGGGACAGCTCTGTCCGTCGTCGGTTCGACGTCGCTCGTCACCGGATTCCTTCTCAGCGGGAAGTATGGGTGGTTAGTCGAACGGCGACCGTTCGTCGTCGGCGAGTTGCAGTTTAATCCATTCGGGACGTCGCCGGCGATCTGGTTTCTCGGGTCCGGATTGCTCGCGTTTGCCGCGTTCGTTCAGTACGAACGCAGGCTGCAACGTACTGGCAAATCGCCGCTCGTTCCGCTGAATGTACTGACGAACCGCCCGTTTTTATCAGGTGTTATCACGTACAATATCCGCTCGATAATCTCGGCTGGCTTCTTTTTTATCTTCCCGGTCTATCTCCAGGCTGTACTCGGATACACTGCCTTCGAATCTGGGCTAGCGTTGTTACCGTATTCGCTCGCGTCGATCCTTTTGTCGACGGTGACGACCAGTTGGCGGAAGTTTATCTCACCAAAGACCCTCATCCAGGTCGGCATCGTGTGTATGGGCTTGGGACTGGTGCTGTTGTACGAGCAGACGGGCCCCGATCAGACGATCAGCGGGATGGCTATCCCAGTGGCGCTTGTCGGAGCCGGTGTCGGACTCATTCTGGCACAGATATCCAATATGACGATGTCTGCCGTCCCCACCGCGGACTCCGCCGAGGCATCCGGAGTCCTGAACGTAAGCAGTTCGATAGGGTACTCCCTGGGGACAGCAGTCGTTGGTTCGTATTTCCTCGGACAGTTCTACGGGAGTGTCGTCGATGGAGTATTACGGGCCGAACGCGTGACCGTTTCAGCAGCGCAACGAAACGATCTGGTGATCGCTCTCGAAGATGCAGCAGAGACGGCGACCGAAGCCTCCCAGCAACAGTTCCTGAACCGACTCACTCCTGTCCAACGAGAACTGCTCGAGGGTATCTTTGAAGCTGCGATGTTCGACGCTCAACGGGCGGCGCTGCTCCTCCTCGTCCTAATCGTGTTGCTCCTGCTTATCGCATCGTCGTTCTTGCCACGGCAGATACCGGGAGACGACGACCGAACCGACGACCCCGAATCACCCGGAGGCACGACGCGTGAGGCTTCTGAAACAGCCGTGGAGGACTAA
- a CDS encoding DUF2270 domain-containing protein, whose product MTDSSNDEFDPSAPDHREIGREMVDDSTGLGSVMAHTYRGEIDRVGMWRQRLDETTTWAVTLIAAILTWAFSSTDNPHYLLLIGIVVVTIFLGIEASRYRDYDVFRSRARVIQENLFANALDPSQGTESHDWRAELSKDYRRPTLKVSLYEALANRLRSVYLPLLSVLLGAWIFRITAFAPRQDWLTTAEVARVPGIAVVAVVGVFYVALLGVTFWPHERHAKGEFREGDPDEWKETDR is encoded by the coding sequence ATGACCGATTCGAGTAACGACGAGTTCGACCCATCAGCACCAGACCACCGAGAGATCGGCCGCGAAATGGTTGACGACAGTACGGGACTCGGTTCGGTGATGGCCCACACCTATCGCGGAGAGATAGACCGAGTGGGGATGTGGCGCCAGCGCCTCGACGAGACGACGACGTGGGCGGTGACGCTGATAGCAGCAATCTTGACGTGGGCGTTTTCGAGTACCGATAACCCACACTATCTGTTGCTGATCGGGATCGTTGTCGTCACCATCTTTCTGGGCATCGAAGCAAGTCGGTACCGGGACTACGATGTCTTTCGCTCTCGTGCTCGAGTCATCCAAGAGAACCTGTTCGCAAACGCCCTCGATCCGTCCCAAGGCACTGAAAGTCACGACTGGCGAGCGGAACTGAGCAAGGATTATCGCAGGCCGACGTTGAAAGTCTCGTTATACGAAGCACTCGCAAACCGGCTCCGGAGTGTGTACCTTCCTCTGCTCAGTGTCCTGTTGGGCGCATGGATATTCAGGATTACAGCGTTCGCGCCGCGCCAAGACTGGCTGACAACCGCTGAAGTCGCCCGTGTCCCCGGGATTGCTGTGGTTGCCGTTGTGGGTGTGTTCTACGTCGCACTGCTGGGCGTCACCTTCTGGCCCCACGAGCGCCATGCCAAGGGTGAATTCCGTGAAGGGGACCCGGACGAATGGAAAGAGACAGACCGATAA
- a CDS encoding cob(I)yrinic acid a,c-diamide adenosyltransferase, protein MSIYTGRGDDGETDLRDMTRISKASARIEAYGTVDELNALLGTVRPTDYDDIDDRLAEVQNHLHVVQADFANPDPDEDDPAIRADHVETVENWIDEYDDELEPLTSFILPTGSEPGAALHHARTVCRRAERRAVALASNEQINEDAVQYLNRLSDGLFTFARVVNARDGEPEDSPNY, encoded by the coding sequence ATGTCCATCTATACCGGCCGCGGCGACGACGGGGAGACGGACCTTCGAGACATGACTCGCATCTCGAAGGCCAGCGCCCGTATCGAAGCGTACGGAACCGTCGACGAACTCAACGCGCTCCTCGGTACCGTTCGACCGACCGACTACGACGATATCGACGACCGCCTGGCCGAAGTCCAGAACCACCTTCACGTCGTGCAAGCCGATTTCGCGAATCCCGATCCGGACGAGGACGACCCTGCGATCCGCGCCGATCACGTCGAGACCGTCGAAAACTGGATCGACGAGTACGACGATGAACTCGAGCCGCTGACCTCGTTTATTCTGCCGACGGGAAGCGAACCCGGAGCAGCGCTGCACCACGCTCGGACCGTCTGTCGTCGCGCCGAGAGACGCGCCGTGGCGCTCGCGTCGAACGAGCAAATCAACGAAGACGCCGTCCAGTATCTCAACCGCCTTTCAGACGGGCTGTTCACCTTCGCCCGCGTCGTGAACGCACGTGATGGTGAGCCGGAAGACTCACCGAACTACTAA
- a CDS encoding aldehyde dehydrogenase family protein codes for MSSQTNPTDDRWSAITERHRETADVVVPDRTSLYIDGAFTNADDGGTFRTTDPTTNYELASVARGRNADVNRAVDAAWSAFEREWSGFTAGDRQRILIDIADTIDAHTEELAQLETLDNGKPITESRVDVRSAAEQFRYFAGIVCEDSGKTMTDESRYGQVITEPYGVVGQIIPWNFPLMMASWKLAPALAAGNCSVLKPAEQTPLSALRLAELIDDIVPDGVVNVVTGYGEEAGEPLTRHPDVRKVAFTGSTAVGKRVMKNAAENITDITLELGGKSPIVVYPDVGVSKAIQLVTAAIFYNTGECCEAGSRLFIHEDCADEVLAGLVEAVDGMKIGDPLREETDLGPKVSTEQVDRTLEYIDAAREAGGQFLTGGDRPDDTILSEGCYVEPTLIEGLDHDHSAVQEEIFGPVLEVFRWSDYDAMIEVANDVDYGLAGGVITDDITQANRTARDIEAGYIWINNYHDLPPGLPFGGYKQSGIGRELSTDTLDHYQQTKTINMSLE; via the coding sequence GTGTCTAGTCAAACTAACCCGACTGACGATCGCTGGTCGGCGATAACTGAACGTCATCGAGAGACAGCTGATGTCGTCGTCCCGGACCGAACATCGCTGTATATCGACGGTGCATTCACGAACGCGGACGACGGTGGTACGTTCCGAACGACTGATCCGACGACGAATTACGAACTCGCGTCAGTCGCACGGGGGCGCAACGCGGACGTGAATCGTGCGGTCGATGCTGCATGGAGTGCGTTCGAACGGGAATGGTCCGGGTTTACTGCGGGAGACCGCCAGCGCATACTGATCGACATCGCTGATACGATCGACGCCCATACCGAAGAACTCGCCCAGTTGGAGACGCTCGACAACGGTAAACCGATTACGGAATCGAGAGTCGACGTTCGCTCGGCCGCAGAACAGTTCCGATATTTCGCGGGAATCGTCTGCGAGGACAGCGGTAAGACGATGACCGACGAGTCGCGGTACGGGCAGGTCATCACGGAACCGTACGGAGTCGTCGGTCAGATCATTCCGTGGAATTTCCCCCTGATGATGGCCTCCTGGAAACTCGCACCCGCACTCGCTGCAGGCAACTGTTCGGTGTTGAAACCGGCCGAACAAACGCCGCTCTCGGCGCTGCGACTCGCCGAACTGATCGACGATATCGTTCCGGACGGCGTCGTCAACGTCGTTACCGGCTACGGAGAAGAGGCCGGAGAACCGTTGACTCGCCATCCAGACGTTCGGAAAGTCGCGTTTACTGGCTCGACAGCCGTCGGAAAACGGGTAATGAAGAACGCCGCCGAAAATATCACTGACATTACACTCGAGCTTGGAGGCAAGAGTCCCATCGTTGTATACCCTGACGTCGGCGTTTCGAAGGCCATCCAACTGGTCACCGCTGCGATCTTCTACAACACCGGCGAGTGCTGCGAAGCCGGATCGCGGCTGTTCATCCACGAAGATTGTGCCGACGAGGTTCTCGCAGGACTCGTGGAAGCTGTCGATGGAATGAAAATCGGAGACCCGTTACGCGAAGAGACAGACCTCGGCCCAAAAGTCTCTACCGAGCAAGTCGATCGAACGCTCGAGTACATCGACGCGGCCCGAGAGGCCGGCGGCCAGTTCCTCACCGGTGGCGACCGTCCCGACGATACGATCCTTTCCGAAGGCTGTTACGTCGAACCGACCCTCATCGAAGGACTCGATCACGATCACTCGGCCGTCCAGGAGGAGATTTTCGGCCCGGTCCTCGAGGTATTCAGATGGAGCGATTACGACGCGATGATCGAGGTCGCAAACGACGTCGATTACGGACTTGCGGGTGGCGTCATCACTGACGATATCACCCAGGCGAATCGAACGGCACGTGATATCGAGGCCGGATATATCTGGATAAATAATTATCACGACCTCCCTCCAGGTCTCCCGTTCGGTGGTTACAAGCAGTCCGGAATCGGTCGCGAACTCAGTACGGACACGTTAGACCACTACCAGCAGACCAAGACGATCAACATGTCACTCGAGTAG
- the gcvPB gene encoding aminomethyl-transferring glycine dehydrogenase subunit GcvPB, whose protein sequence is MTDDRSPERVASQSRYDQARYIENGEYEPLLSEKDLTRIEIERVADDGGGAGQKTGHADVEETAENGTANVNATSGGSPLPDDLTRDSLELPELSEPELARHYTRLSQMTYGIDSGPYPLGSCTMKYNPKFTEDVAALPSAAVHPDRPDESIQGTLEVLYRLQDYLARIGGMDAVTLQPPAGAAGEFVGIRVATAYHQHNGEGHRDEVIVPESAHGTNFASAALGGYDVVSLPSDDEGRVDLEALEAALSDNTAALMLTNPNTLGLFERDIETIAAMVHDAGGLLYYDGANLNALLGRARPGDMGFDVMHYNVHKTFATPHGGGGPGAGPVGVVEELAPFLPAPTVRERNGSSRSDEQVYERVDPDRTIGNVHGFHGNWLVLLKTFAYIARLGDGGLADASASAVLNANYLAEQIDYDIPYGPFHHEFVASAGEQDAADVAKRMLDYGVHPPTTKWPEIVPEALMTEPTEVESKATLDRLAAAFNAVKDEADETLKSAPERTTARRIDQTSAARTPRLSWQALSEDS, encoded by the coding sequence ATGACCGACGACCGGTCGCCTGAACGCGTTGCGTCGCAATCGCGATACGATCAGGCCCGGTACATCGAAAACGGCGAGTACGAACCCCTGCTCTCGGAGAAAGACCTGACGCGGATCGAGATCGAACGGGTTGCGGACGACGGTGGCGGGGCCGGGCAGAAAACCGGTCACGCTGACGTCGAAGAGACCGCCGAAAACGGTACCGCCAACGTGAACGCCACCAGCGGCGGCTCGCCGTTGCCGGACGACCTGACGCGTGATTCCCTCGAGCTTCCGGAGCTTTCCGAACCCGAACTCGCTCGTCACTACACGCGGCTCTCCCAGATGACCTACGGGATCGACAGCGGTCCGTATCCGCTTGGTTCCTGTACGATGAAGTACAACCCGAAGTTTACGGAGGACGTGGCAGCACTCCCGTCCGCGGCCGTTCATCCCGATCGGCCCGACGAATCGATCCAGGGCACCCTCGAAGTCCTCTATCGCCTACAGGACTACCTCGCCCGTATCGGCGGGATGGACGCAGTGACGCTTCAGCCGCCCGCCGGCGCGGCGGGCGAGTTCGTCGGAATTCGCGTTGCCACAGCCTATCACCAGCACAACGGAGAGGGCCATCGAGACGAGGTCATCGTCCCCGAAAGCGCCCACGGTACGAACTTTGCGAGCGCCGCACTCGGCGGCTACGACGTCGTCTCCCTGCCCAGCGACGACGAGGGGCGGGTCGACCTCGAGGCGCTCGAGGCCGCGTTATCGGACAATACCGCGGCGCTCATGCTGACCAACCCGAACACGCTCGGCCTGTTCGAGCGCGACATCGAAACGATCGCGGCGATGGTCCACGACGCCGGCGGATTGCTGTATTACGACGGGGCAAACCTGAACGCCCTACTCGGTCGCGCACGCCCCGGAGATATGGGTTTCGACGTGATGCACTACAACGTTCACAAAACGTTTGCGACCCCCCACGGCGGCGGCGGACCGGGCGCGGGTCCGGTCGGCGTCGTCGAAGAACTGGCGCCGTTTCTTCCCGCACCGACCGTCCGCGAGCGCAACGGAAGCTCCCGATCGGATGAGCAGGTCTACGAGCGAGTCGATCCCGACCGAACTATCGGTAACGTCCACGGCTTCCACGGCAACTGGCTGGTACTGCTCAAAACGTTCGCGTACATCGCCCGTCTCGGTGACGGCGGACTCGCGGACGCAAGTGCCTCCGCCGTCCTGAACGCGAACTACCTCGCGGAACAGATCGATTACGACATCCCGTACGGCCCGTTCCACCACGAGTTCGTCGCTAGCGCCGGCGAGCAGGACGCCGCCGACGTCGCGAAACGAATGCTCGATTATGGCGTCCACCCGCCGACGACGAAATGGCCCGAGATCGTCCCCGAGGCCCTGATGACCGAACCGACGGAAGTCGAAAGCAAAGCGACGCTCGACCGTCTCGCAGCCGCGTTCAACGCTGTGAAAGACGAAGCCGACGAGACGCTCAAGAGCGCGCCGGAGCGGACCACCGCTCGCCGGATCGATCAGACTAGCGCCGCGCGGACCCCGCGGTTGTCGTGGCAAGCGCTCTCGGAAGACTCCTAA
- the gcvPA gene encoding aminomethyl-transferring glycine dehydrogenase subunit GcvPA, with the protein MNGLHATGSPYAPHTEADRKAMLEAVDADTVEDLFDIPAEVRFDDHFGIDARTEREARQLVRSTLDRNDDIVELLGRGHYSYYVPSLVDHLADRSEFLTSYTQYQPEASQGFLQALFEYQSLLVELTGLEIANCSIYDAATALGEAATLSDRVRETTGHRVLVPQFLREERRSTLENYIAGTDLTVETYPVDDGNVDLSGLEAALDREAVMVYAENPTVRGTIEENLATIGSLTDANDALFALGTDPIALSLLQRPADVGVDVVVGDASVLGLPTSYGMGLGLFATRERYLRQTPGRLVGASEDATDRRAFTLTLQTREQHIRRERATSNICTNQAWVALRTAMHAAVLGPSGMVDLAKRGVERAEGLAERLDDLIGVHAPVHDRRHFREFVVHVDQPARAVAGDIERHGFAVHVVGDHEIQVCVAGVSDERLDRFVAIFEEVVR; encoded by the coding sequence ATGAACGGATTACACGCAACGGGGAGTCCGTACGCACCCCATACGGAAGCGGACCGCAAAGCGATGCTCGAAGCTGTCGATGCGGACACCGTCGAGGACCTGTTCGACATTCCGGCCGAGGTCCGGTTCGACGACCACTTCGGCATCGACGCACGAACTGAACGGGAAGCGCGCCAGCTAGTACGATCGACTCTCGACCGTAACGACGACATCGTCGAACTGCTCGGCCGAGGCCACTACAGCTACTACGTGCCGTCGCTGGTCGATCACCTCGCGGATCGGTCGGAGTTTCTCACGTCCTACACGCAGTATCAGCCCGAAGCCTCTCAGGGCTTCCTCCAGGCGCTGTTCGAGTACCAGTCGCTCCTGGTCGAGCTAACCGGCCTCGAAATCGCGAACTGTTCGATCTACGATGCGGCGACGGCGCTCGGTGAGGCCGCCACGCTGTCCGATCGGGTCCGAGAAACGACGGGACATCGCGTGCTCGTCCCCCAATTCCTCCGCGAGGAACGGCGGAGTACCCTCGAGAACTACATCGCGGGCACCGATCTTACGGTCGAGACGTATCCAGTCGACGACGGAAACGTCGATCTGTCGGGACTCGAGGCGGCCCTCGACCGCGAAGCAGTGATGGTCTACGCCGAAAATCCGACCGTTCGAGGAACGATCGAAGAGAACCTGGCGACGATCGGTTCCCTCACTGATGCCAACGATGCCCTCTTCGCGCTCGGAACGGACCCCATCGCACTCTCGCTGCTCCAGCGGCCCGCTGACGTTGGTGTCGACGTCGTCGTCGGCGACGCAAGCGTCCTCGGTCTCCCGACGAGTTATGGAATGGGGCTTGGCCTGTTTGCGACTCGAGAACGGTACCTCCGGCAAACCCCAGGTCGATTGGTCGGTGCAAGCGAAGACGCGACGGACAGGCGCGCGTTCACGCTGACGCTACAAACGCGTGAACAGCACATCCGACGCGAACGCGCCACGAGCAATATCTGTACGAATCAGGCCTGGGTTGCGCTCCGAACAGCGATGCACGCCGCAGTTCTCGGACCGAGTGGAATGGTCGATCTCGCAAAACGCGGCGTCGAACGAGCGGAAGGCTTGGCTGAGCGACTCGACGATCTGATCGGCGTCCACGCCCCAGTTCACGATCGGCGCCACTTTCGCGAGTTCGTGGTTCACGTCGACCAGCCCGCGCGAGCCGTCGCCGGCGACATCGAACGCCACGGCTTCGCAGTACACGTCGTCGGCGACCACGAGATCCAGGTCTGTGTAGCCGGCGTTTCCGATGAGCGACTCGACCGATTCGTCGCTATCTTCGAGGAGGTGGTCCGATGA